The following nucleotide sequence is from Tardiphaga alba.
CGCCGCCGCTTCGATATCGTGATCGAGACGGAATGGCAGCGCGCGATGCGGACGCGGACGCCGATCTCCCTGCTGATGATCGACGCCGATCACTTCAAGGCCTTCAACGACGCGTTCGGCCACCAGGCCGGCGACCTCGTTCTGTGCGGCATCGCCTGGAGCATCGCCCGCCACGCCAAGCGCGCCAGCGATTGTGCCGCACGTTATGGCGGCGAGGAATTCGCGCTGATCCTGCCGGGACTGCCACTGGCCGAAGCAATCGAGCTGGCCGAACGTATCCGCCGCGAAGTCGGCGCGCTGGAGCGCGACGGCCTCACCACCACCACCGTCAGCATCGGGGCCGCCTGCATGGTGCCGTCATCCGACAATGCGTCGGCGCAGCTCCTCAACAATGCGGATACCGCGCTTTACACAGCGAAGTCGCTCGGCCGCAATCAGACCTATCCGGCGTCACCGTCCAAGGCAGTTCTTGCGGCAGCGTAACTAGATACCACTTTCGGGTTGTAATTAACCCGCCATTCACCTGACTCGCTAACCTGGCTTCTACCTCTCTACTGGTATCCATATCCTTGACGGGGAGGATATGCAGGTGCAGCTGGGGCAGATCACGGATGACGCGCAGATTGCAGCGTCCCTCGCGCAGAGGTCGGCACGCGGCCCGATGCCTGTGCGCCGCAATCTGATCCGCTGGCTCATCCTCGTCGGCACCCTGCTCGTCGTCGCCATCACGGTCGGCACCGCGATGACGGTCAACAATTTCCGCAAGCGCGCCATCGCGAATTCCAACCGCGAGCTGGAAAACACGGTTCTCCTGCTGTCGCGACATTTCGATCAGCAGTTCCAGGAATTGCAGCGGACCCAAAAGGGACTGACCGCGCAGCTAATGACCAATGGCATCATGACGCCGGAGAGCTTCACGCATTCGATGTCCGGCTACGAAGCCCATCTGATGTTGAAGTCGAAGGTGGATGATGAGATTGCCGGCGACCTCACCGTGCTGGATGCCGAAGGACGGTTGATCAACTGGTCGGGCTCATGGCCGCCGCCTGACCTCGACCTGGCCGACCGCGAATATTACCAGACCATCAAGCAGCAGGCGTTCCGAGACGAGGAAATCGTCCAGCCGATCAAGAGCCGCATTACCGGCGAGTGGAAGACGCTGTTCGCACGTCGGATCAACGGACCCAAGGGTGAATTCTTCGGCGTCATCACCCGCGGCATCGAGCCGCTCCAGCTCGAACGCTTTTTTGCATCGGTTTCACTGGGCGAAAATGCCACCGTTTCCATGTTCCATCGCAACGGGACATTGCTGGCGCGCTACCCGCAGGTCCGCTCCCATATCGGCCGTGTCTATAAAGGCAGCCCCCTGCTCGAGCATCTGCGCTTCAGCGATGATCCGGCGACGCTGCGCACGGTCAGCCCGATCGACAACACCGACCGTCTCGGCTCTGTCCGGCTGTTGCGCGACTTTCCGATCGCCCTGATCGCGACCACATCCGTGGAGAATGCGCTCGCCGACTGGCGCAGCCAGACACGGTTCCTTGTTATTCTCGCTGCCGCATCTGCCCTGATCGTGACAGGTCTGCTGTTCCTGATCATCCGCCATATCCGCCGGCAAAATGAGCGGGCGCAACGCGAGCTGACGCTGGAAAAGAACCGGCTCGACACTGCGATCAACAATATGACGCAAGGGCTGGTTCTGTTCGACGCAGAGACCCGTGTCGTGATCCGCAACGAGCGCTATCTCGACATGTACCATCTCACGCCCGACGACGTGCCGCCGGGCATGCTGTTCCGCGATCTCATCCTGCTGCGGCAGAGCAATGGATCGTTCATGGGCGACGTCGATGAGTATGTCACCAACGCGATCAGCAATATCGGCAAGATCACCAGCAAGGTCGCGCAGACCGCCGATGGCCGGTCGATCATGGTGTGGGGACGCCCGGTCGCCGATGGCGGCTGGGTCGCCACGCATGAAGACATCACGGAGCGCCGACAGGCCGAAGAGAAGATCGTGCATCTCGCCCATTATGATGCGCTGACCGACCTGCCGAACCGCACGCTTTTCCGCACCGAGCTCGAACGCGAATTGAAGCGCGTGGAGCGGGGCACGCAATGCGCGGTACTGTATATCGACATCGACGAGTTCAAGGGCATCAACGATTCACTCGGCCACCCCGTCGGCGACGCACTGCTCAAGGAGATCGCCCGACGCCTGCGCGCCTGCGTGCGCAACAGCGACGTCGTGGCGCGTCTTGGCGGCGACGAATTCGCGATCGTGCAGACCAACGTCGACAGCCACGCCAACATCACCGATCTCGTCGCGCGTATCTACGCGACCATACGCGAGCCATTCGAGTGCCTCGGCCACCGGCTGCTCACCGATGCCTCCATCGGCATCGCCATGGCGCCGCGCGACGGCAACAATCTCGACGAACTCCTGAAGAATGCCGATCTAGCAATGTATGGCGCCAAGGCTGAAGGGCGCCGCACGTTCCGCTTCTTCGAGCCGCAGATGGACGCCAAGGTCAAGGCACGGCGGATGCTGGAGCTGGACTTGCGGCAGGCCATGGCCGATGACGACTTCGCTGCCGGCGGCTTCGAGGTTCACTATCAGCCGTTGCTCAGCCTGCGCGACGATGCGATCACCGGCTGCGAAGCGCTGCTGCGCTGGCGACATCCCGAGCGCGGCATGATCTCACCGGCCGATTTCATCCCCGTCGCCGAGGAAATCGGCGCCATCAATGAACTCGGCGAATGGGTCCTCTCGACGGCATGTAAAGAGGCCGCTCACTGGCCCGACACCGTGAAAATCGCGGTCAACGTCTCGCCGGTCCAGTTCCGCGGCGCATCGCTGCCGCTGAAGGTCGCTTCCGCACTCGCAGCGTCCGGCCTGCCCGCACGCCGCCTCGAACTCGAGATCACTGAAGCCGTCCTGATCCGCGACGACGAGACCGCATTGGAGATCCTTCACGGCCTGCGCGAAATCGGCGTGCGCATCGCGCTCGACGATTTCGGCACCGGCTATTCCAGCCTGAGCTATCTACAGCGCTTCCCGTTCGACAAGATCAAGATCGACCGCAGCTTCGTCACTGACATCGCCGAGGCGCATGGATCGTCATCTATCGTGCAGGCGGTGGTGAACATCGCCTCGTCGCGGCACATGACGACGACAGCCGAAGGCGTCGAGACCCTGCCGCAGAAAGAGCTGCTCCGCGCGCTCGGATGTACCGAGATGCAAGGCTATCTGTTCAGCCCGCCGAAGCCGGCCGCTGTCGTGCGGGAATTACTCATTCAGAATGATACAGCGTCCGGCGCAGCGGCTTAGATACAGGAACGCGGCGCGCGGTCATTCCAGCAACGTAAACTGCATCAACAACGTTCGTTGCAGCATTGAGAAATTGTTGTCTGAAATCAGCGTCAGCACGGTATCGCCATTGTCGGCCGTGTGCACATCGATGCCTTCGAAATTATCGATCTCATGGCCGAGATCGGCTTCGAGAATATTCGGGCCATCGACCACCGCATTCGGCGCCACCGAGGCCAGCGGGACACGGCGGATGCGGATGCCGGTGTCACCGAACAGCGAGAATTTCCGTTCCAGCAAGAGCAGATCGCCGGAGGGCAACAGCGCCGCGTCGCTGATGTCGTATTTCAGCGTGCGACGGATGCTGAATGTCGCCGGCGCCTTGCCGCCAATGATCCAGCACTGAATATTTCCGGCGCTGTCCAGGCCGCGTTCGGAAATCGCCAGCAGCATGCCGGCCAGCGGCGTGGACTTGAATTTTTCTTTGGAGACGAGAACCAGCGACTCCAGGCTTTTGTTGTCGGGCAGCTTGCGCATGCCGACCGGCTGCGGGATCGGCTCGCCCCGCGCAAACACACCGTCGCGGCCGAAATCGAATTTCACGATCTGATGCACGCGCTCGAAGCCGACATAGGCAACGCCGCCTTCCAGCGCGAGGGATTCAGAATCGAACCAACCACGCGCTTCCAACGGCTTTCCGTCAGCGCCCAGAATGGGCGCGGCTTCGGCATCGACGATGCCCGCCATGCCGGCGCCGACATAGGCGATCTTGCCCGTGAACCACATGCC
It contains:
- a CDS encoding bifunctional diguanylate cyclase/phosphodiesterase; translated protein: MQVQLGQITDDAQIAASLAQRSARGPMPVRRNLIRWLILVGTLLVVAITVGTAMTVNNFRKRAIANSNRELENTVLLLSRHFDQQFQELQRTQKGLTAQLMTNGIMTPESFTHSMSGYEAHLMLKSKVDDEIAGDLTVLDAEGRLINWSGSWPPPDLDLADREYYQTIKQQAFRDEEIVQPIKSRITGEWKTLFARRINGPKGEFFGVITRGIEPLQLERFFASVSLGENATVSMFHRNGTLLARYPQVRSHIGRVYKGSPLLEHLRFSDDPATLRTVSPIDNTDRLGSVRLLRDFPIALIATTSVENALADWRSQTRFLVILAAASALIVTGLLFLIIRHIRRQNERAQRELTLEKNRLDTAINNMTQGLVLFDAETRVVIRNERYLDMYHLTPDDVPPGMLFRDLILLRQSNGSFMGDVDEYVTNAISNIGKITSKVAQTADGRSIMVWGRPVADGGWVATHEDITERRQAEEKIVHLAHYDALTDLPNRTLFRTELERELKRVERGTQCAVLYIDIDEFKGINDSLGHPVGDALLKEIARRLRACVRNSDVVARLGGDEFAIVQTNVDSHANITDLVARIYATIREPFECLGHRLLTDASIGIAMAPRDGNNLDELLKNADLAMYGAKAEGRRTFRFFEPQMDAKVKARRMLELDLRQAMADDDFAAGGFEVHYQPLLSLRDDAITGCEALLRWRHPERGMISPADFIPVAEEIGAINELGEWVLSTACKEAAHWPDTVKIAVNVSPVQFRGASLPLKVASALAASGLPARRLELEITEAVLIRDDETALEILHGLREIGVRIALDDFGTGYSSLSYLQRFPFDKIKIDRSFVTDIAEAHGSSSIVQAVVNIASSRHMTTTAEGVETLPQKELLRALGCTEMQGYLFSPPKPAAVVRELLIQNDTASGAAA
- a CDS encoding esterase-like activity of phytase family protein, with product MLTRRSILASLAATAAIPALARAQSVPVPAPASAKAAEKITIDARPVPAFDTRDPQQTRFGSLQYRSGLVLTSKFRDFGGISALRLDDKGERFVALSDKGMWFTGKIAYVGAGMAGIVDAEAAPILGADGKPLEARGWFDSESLALEGGVAYVGFERVHQIVKFDFGRDGVFARGEPIPQPVGMRKLPDNKSLESLVLVSKEKFKSTPLAGMLLAISERGLDSAGNIQCWIIGGKAPATFSIRRTLKYDISDAALLPSGDLLLLERKFSLFGDTGIRIRRVPLASVAPNAVVDGPNILEADLGHEIDNFEGIDVHTADNGDTVLTLISDNNFSMLQRTLLMQFTLLE